The Humulus lupulus chromosome 7, drHumLupu1.1, whole genome shotgun sequence region ATGGTCAGATGGAGAAAACAGAAAAAAAATCTTTTATGATCTTGAAGAAGAACTAATAATACAAGTGATGAGACCAATTCATATATCTGGTATACATGGTAAAGCCCTAATAAAGGAACTAAGACTAACTTAATAGTAATGTGACTAACTTAAACTAATTATTACATGTTTAATAATATGACTATAATATTTTTGACCAAATTCAATATTTTTTGATGGTTCATGAAatgataataaaaattattaGAGTCATAGGTACAAAGTATCTAATCGTTGTAACAGTATTGAATTAGGTTGAAATATTAATAAACAAAATCATTTAACCACCATCTAAATTGCATCCAAAAATTCAATTGTCATCTaaactaattattttataatattttaataaaagtacatctataaaacacaaaaattgactcaaaactAGAGGTGTAAATGTGATGATggggaattgaaccctccacctcctctttaacaatGAATGGACTCACTaccaatccaaatacatttctttgtttaaattatagttttagatatttttatatactttttaacaatactttgcacaaaattatatcaaagataattattagaatttgaatacctaataataaatactaaaaattttaactcacaaattttaaaataaattaatataattataaaaatataaaattgagaaaaataatagacttttattataattttaatttatagataattggcaaataaaaatttattataattattaatgtcaaaatatcaggctttttatcgtgtcgtgtttttgggctagtttgttcgtgctttcgtgtcgtgcctttgggcttgtcgtgccgtgccaattttcaattcgtgtcgtgcatggcccaagcccatattttttcgtgtcgtgtcgtgctcgtgcctctcGAGCTCGTGCCGTGCTAGAAAGCCCAGCCGTATTCACAGCTCTACTCAAAACTAtatactataatatatatatattaatttatttaaaaattattaaaaatacttaaaaataatttataataaaaaatattttcaatttaaaaaaatataataaaaaagaaaaataaataaaattaaaaatataaaaaaaattaaacggaaacttaataaatttaaattgctAATTTCATTTCAcacctaaaaaaattaatttaactaAACAAAACTAAGGGAAAAAAAACTAAATCAAAAAGAGGCAACCTAAAACCTAAACAAACTCATTTtagcaacaacaacaataaaaactTTATCAAACTTCCTAAAACGAAATCTAGGAAAAAAGCGTACGCTGAGAAACATCAAGGACAAGGTAATTTGTGAAATGGAGAAGCCTGGGTTTAGCTTGGGGTCATCGGCTAGAGACTAAGAAATGATGATGATTGGAGCACTTGGATAGGCTGCAAGATGAACGAGACCGACAAGGCGAACAGAAGATGATGATTGGAGGGGCAACGATTTAAGGACGATTACTGAAAGGGGGCGATATGAGGACGATGATGAGCACTGAGGCTATGGACATCAGAGACAAGGATGAAGGATTTCGGGTTGTTGAAGACGAGATATGAtaggttgattttggggcttTAACATGTTTTCTGGCTTGTGCATTGATTTGGGTTTTCTTTGGGTTTGGAGCGTTGACGAATCTGCAAAAACTGCAAGTAACAAAAATGGTTACACTCTTAGTACTAGTTGATTTTAAGCTGGAAATCCTATACGCTAAATGGCATTTCTTCTTGATTGTAATATAGTATGAAGAGCCAAGTTAAGCTTCCGCTCCACTCCACTCTTGACTTCCAGTTGAGATTTTGCTTTGTTGTGTTGGATTTTTTCACTTGTttcaaatgacatatatacttataaatatatcTATTATCTTTGTGGTGTATTCAAATATATTCCCACAAATTTCTTAATTCAGCCTTGTGGGAATTTCTCAAATATCATAGTTATGTTGTCGTTAATTATATGCCTACACTCTCAGGCCAAAACATATGAAGAAATTTACTAGAAAAATATCCTTACAATGAAATAATATAGGAAACACAATAACCTTATATAGGAAAGGATCGCTCCACAAACTACTAATTAGTAGTCTTACTTTAGTCGTCATTTCCATTCAAATTTGTAATATAGTATTAAGAGTGAGGTTATCTTAAACTTCCGTTGTATTCCACCCTTGATCTCAATTTGGAAACTCAGTTTTGgttttgttatattatattatttgactTGTTTAGAACGACATCTATATCAATGAATTTCCATAACTAGCTTTGTagtgtttatatatatacacacaaattTCTTGAATCAGCTTTGTCGGATTCActcaaatatcacaattaatcctGCTGTGTTGTTTATTATATAACTACACTTCTAAGCCCAAACACAAAGGGGTGTTAATAGAAACAAATAGAAACCATATACTAAACACAATACCCTTATAAAAAATGTTACTCACTtaacacaaattaaatttaagCTATACTAAATCACAATTCCTGCTTAAAAATCGGCTCACCAACACTACGAGAAATGTAAACATAGAACTGACTTCCCCGAGTCCGAAGTTTTTCATTATTATAGTGATTATTCTTACATAGAAGGAAGCTAGAATGGACATTCTTCTTTGCTTCATCAACACATTTACTTAAATTAAATTACAAGCAAAAGGAATATTTGAGTACATGGGGGAAAAATTTTCTTGAAAAACAAAGCCTTACTAGGACATATATAAATAGAGAGCAGAAGCCTGCACAATTTTTTTCCTCCGAGTTGATCAAATTCTTTGCTCTGTTGCAATGGTCCCACCTTAAAGTTACATTAATCGAACATGAAATTGCTACTCAGTACTTGTGCTCTCTCTTTGGGGCAGGAATTTTGAGAGCAAAATTGAAAATTGAAcaactttttcttcagaaaaTGGTTGAATTAAATGAGAAATAGAACTTGGTTTGCAGCACTGTTCTCTTTTATTTGGGAATATTATTCCCTTAGTGCGAGGCACAGGATCAAGCAGTCAAGACTCCCGAGGAGGATGGTGTAAGCTCTGGTCCCAAGTTAAACAATGCTGCATTGTCTACCATGAAAATCCAAAATAGATCAAAATGTAAGCAATTTTTGCatgtaaataatatcaaataGAATATAAGCTTCTTCTACATATCTTTTTTGGCAAAAGGGTGTACAGATATCCACTTACTCAAGGGAGTTTTCTGAACAAAAAAACATGCAGCAATGATTATGTAGCACAGGAAGAGAACTACTCCTTTCATGTAATGAGAAGTTCCATCCtgcaaaattaattaaaaatagttaTGCatgtatgtataaatatatatttatatatatatatatatacatatacatacatataaatgTTGATAGCGCTTGAAATAAAGTAAGCAAACCTGTAAAGTGAAAGCTGTTATGATTATTGTGAAAGCCAGAGAACTAGTTTCGAGTAAGTTGAAATCAAGGTCCATACGAATGTGCATAATCCAAGCAACAATCACACTCAAAGGAACCTAAAATTGATATAGATAAGTAGTTAAGATTTCTAATGAATATTAGTCTTCAATGTAGGTTTGGATGACTTCAATATAAACTTACCACAAACATAGAAATTTGAGTTGCAGACCCCAAAGCAACACCTAAAGATATATCCTGTCATTGAAAACCAGAAGTTACATTAAACCAAAatggaaaaggaaaagaaaaagtaaatctAAAATGTGTTGCTGGGACATACCAACTTGTTTTTGAGAGCAAATATGATTGAACCAGCGTGCTCTGCGGCATTTCCAACAATGGGTAGCAAAATGATGCTGATAAAGCTAACAGAGATTCCCCATGAATTTGATGCAGCCTAATTGAgcaattatatgtatatatatatatatacaatcaatcatcaaattttaaaatgaataaacagTTTAATTCTTAAATATAAGAGttagtttttgtttttatttttgctGGAAAAATATAAGAGTTGGTCAAGTCTTCTATATATACCTCAATAGTACCGACAACATATTCAGATAGCACGGCTATGATAACAGTCATACCAACCAACCAACTAAATGCGCTCCAAAATCCTATTACTGCcttttcttcctcttcttctacCTGTTTATTAAAATATCACATGGACACaatattttaatcaatttatATCTTAGACCAAAAATAATTATAACCTTAAAAAAATGTGAGCAAATATGGAAAGTCAACATTTCCATATGTGAAAGATCACATAATGAAAAGTGGTATGAATTATTAAACAAACTTTGTCATGCCACGTATGAAATCCATGTATCCTAGACAGCAATTTTCACTCAAGACAAAAAGGATGCTTCTAATTTGGACACATTCGAAGGGATTAAAATAGGACGTTTTAGAGAATAAAACTTCATGGATAACATAGAACATATATATGAAATAACCAGACACTATATCGTCCAAAAGTACAAAAAGGGAAAGGGTGAGGGCCACTAATTAAGTTATGTAAAACACACTAAACTGGGAAAAAATATCTTGTAAATATAGTTTAAGGAACAATCTTTTCCATTTGGTCTATCCTTAAAAATATACCAACTTTGCTTTCCACGTGGACTGCtttcgttctctctctctctctctctttttttcatTCATGTTCTTAACGGTAGTTTGAAATGTCCAAATCTGGACACAtgaatgaaaatatcaaaacttttcgttttaattttattataattaaagagtaaAAAGAAACTGCAATATGAGCAATTATATATGATATAATTTTTTGTAAGTGTCCGATTAAATATGGCATATTATCCATTTTAAAATGCCTTTCTTTTCTTGTATGATTAAATTAAGTATATATGTTGATGATCACCTCTTGTGCGTCAAACAACTGACGGTGCGTTTTTAACTGGAAGAAGATATAGGACATATAGGCCAAAAGCATAAAAATGCTACTTGCTCGGGACAACTGAAGCGTATAGTTTCCAACATAAATGCCCGGCGCTGCTGCATATTTGAACATCAATGGCAGCATGTGGCATAGTAATCCCAGTAGCAGAAGAAGTGAGTTCACATCTGCCTGTTTCTgttataatttaataatataatattataaaaatattaattgatacaaattatataaatttatatatacatatgtatatgaTCATGTCTTACTCTATCATATCTTTGTTCCCTTTTCAGGTTAGCTAAGCCTCCGCAGAGAAGAGAAGTACCAAGAACTAAGAGGAGGTTTGAAATAATGGAACCCAGAAGTGAGTACTTCACAACATCTATTTTGTTTTGCTGAAGAGCAAATAATGCTATAATTAGCTCTGTTGCATTGCCACATGTTGCGTTAAGTAGCCCCCCAACTgcatatacatatgtatatatatatataattgtcaACAACCTAGCTATGTATATATGCATGAATATCAGTGTTCTGATAAGAATTAATGCATATTTTTGTACGACTAGACACGTACGTACCTGTTGGGCCGGTGAAGTAAGCAATTTGTCTGACATTTTtggaaaaaagaaaataaaaaatgcaaaatttcacGTGATCAGTAGTTATATATATAGtaaatgcaatatatatatatatatatatatacatacgaTCATCATTATAACGCATAATCCATAGAAAAGAGCAAAGGTGTTATTAAAGCTGCTTACTCAGTCAGGAAGCTGACTCGTTCGGCAAGCGGAGTGAGTCCAAGCAAACTTAAAGCAAAAATCCATGGCTACGTGTGTCACAAGTAATTTATTATTACAAACTCATCAaattataacataatcatataaaaaCGAAATGAAAAAGTAGAGATCGATATCATCAATCAACTTACTCTACCAAAGTGATAATAATCGGCGGCGACAGCAAGAGGAACGGCAGGGAAGAGAAGAGCGAGTTTGGTGCCAAGAATGACTTCCTGCAAGTTTGTGAGAAAGTTTCTAAGCATTTGGAACCGAACGTAGGAGACCAATATGGGGTCAGATTTCTTTCGCAGTAAAGACGACGACATAATTTGCGGCGAACGACAACCACTCTTTCCTACTCCTAATCCGTACGATTCTCCCTTATTACCATTAATATTTTGGTGCTGGTTGTGGTGATGATCTTCATCATAACTGCTGACGATGCCATTTTCCATGTCGTTTAAGGTACTATTCTGATCGTTTCTGCCGTGATGATCCATATGAtcacaacaataataataatgagTACGAAGATATAGACGGGTTTTGGCCAAGAGACGTTGGAAAAGTAGAAGATATAGAAGTGGTTTATATAAATATAGGACAATAAGGAGAGTAATATTGAGGTTAAGTGTTTTGTACATGAGTTTTTTTTAGCTAGGCAGCTTCGTGGAATTTTCGTGGTTTTGTTTCCATTATTGCATGAAACTTGGAGTTTACACGTACTTTGTTTTCACTGCCACTTACATGCTTTAGGTGTTGCCGTGTTACTGTGTAAAGTTGGCACCATAACAATTTATCTATTATAATACTGTACATATATGGGGTGCTTTTATATTAAAAGAATACTCTATTTATTAATTCTCTCTAACTTTGAATCATGATTTAATGATCGTTTTATTTAGatgaatgaagaaaaaaaattaattccatAGCTAGAATTTAAAAATCTATTATTAATAATTCATTTGAAactacacacatatatatatgtatatatatatatcattttatcTTCATATCTTTTGTTTAAAATGTCTGAgttatatatttgtgatttcAACAATACTAATGAACCCTTCTATTTTGCCAAACAATATAAAatgattattaaaaaaatatcaaaattaataattatactatctagtttttatttgatttttttatatatattttctaacattttataaaaatcttttaaaatatattatttaaattaaacatgaaacatatttttaaaaaatattatttcactttttaaaataaatttttatttaaaaagtgttataaaaaataattattttaaaatacaaaaattaaaaatttaagaaattatttaaaaagaaattatttgaaagacttttataataaaaaaaaaattatagattttaaaaaaaaaatatttcaaaaataatttcaAGTAGTAAAAAAGTTATTTTCttatcaaaattattattttttttttactaaaaatgAGTTGAAGAGATTCTTATTTTCTACCCATCAGCACAGGTAGTGAGGTTTTTGGCTTTATACACAGGAGTGTAAATGCTATGGGATTCTATattttattgtatatatatatatatatctcatttgCAGTGGTGGTGGTTTGAGCCCTCTTTTGTGGTGGTGTTTAACTCTTACGGATGGCCTTTGCAGATGGAAGATGTTTAAAGATGTGTTTAGAATGATGTTTTGAGATTTATATTCTAATTTGTTATTGAGATTGTTCAACtatttcaacaaaacaaaaaaaaaggagagagatcttattaaaattaatttgaccaaaAATAAGTTCAAGAGAGTAAGTGTATTTTGATATTATTAAAATCATATGAAAGTGTTGAGCAAAATATATGAGAGTTAATATACTTTTTTTAACAGATATATACTCTGTTTTAATAGTAAATGTATTCATAAAAAACTTAGTACCAAAGGTAGTATTTTATAAAATCActactaataattttttttctatattaaatTTGGTTGTTAATTGTGTAAATATTGCATATGGGGCAACAAGTAAAATGCAACtaatattattatatgtataAAAAAGAAAGAAGCTAATTTCCATATAACAaattatcttatttaaaattgaaggtagaaaaatattatttattaacaaATAAAAACGTTATCACGTAATATAATACTAAATCAGTCAAAATAACTCAAACTATATATGGATAAAAACACTTCTTATTAAATCAAAGGTTATTACCATTATCTAATTGGACAAAAACACTAGTTGAATTTAAGCGGTTACCattagtaattattattattacatttACACCCTTATGTCATTTTGTATTTTATTAAATGGATATatgctatacatatatatatttatattatgacATTAAATATTCCTTTCTAAATTTATAACTTAATTTGTTATATAGATCGATATATATGATGTGTGGATTTATATGTGATCGATCGAAACCTTCCGGCTCATACGACACGCAGATTTACATTCACACTCATCCATAATGGGGCCCTGTACGTATGTTCTCACCTAATAAGTTCTTAGTACAAGACTGATTATAAGGAAATTAGAAAGAAAGACAAGTTATATCAATTCAATTCCTTGtggaaattattaattaaataggCTCCATTTAGTAAATTTTGTACGTGTACATATACATAATAAAAGCGCTATGTTACATCTCTCAATTAACATCGATGAAGCATAAACAATTAACACCTATCATTGAGTTTGAAGTAATTGTGTATaggtttatatgtatatatatatatatacttatatgtAACAATAGTATGTGATGATTTGGCAATTGACATATATATGAGATATATATAAGTATCACGAACACATAAAGTTAAAACTATATGTCCAGTACTAATAAGTTATTAATAATATTGGCAACAAAACTCCACAATCCAGATTTTTTTTCCTAACAATGCATGGTGCCTTATGTTTATTCCCATGTATGATGTTTCTAATTTTGAAATATCAACAAAATTAGATTAATTAGTGATACAATTTCTGAACATCTacctatatataatataacatGATCGATAAAATTTTCAGAAAAATTGTATCCTGAATTTTGTGAAGAGAGAATAACATGACATAAATATTATTATACAACAATACAATATTaaattttgtaataattaatatattttcattAACATATTGGCAAAGTTATACAAGATTAATGTAATTAACCAAGACGGTGGTTCCACAAGGCAATCAAACAAGTCCAATGAGATGGTCACGATTGAGTTAGGCAAGTGTTACTTTCCCTCAACCAGTTTTTGGTTAATGCATGCGAGACAAAAATGACTACATTATTCCTCAGCCCATTAAATTAACCAAAAAAAAGAACTATATATAATACTTGTATTGGGTATTGGCTATGGctcattattatatataaaacaataattAAAGTACATAGCCCATACATAAATACATATACTTCACAAGTACCACAT contains the following coding sequences:
- the LOC133791255 gene encoding vacuolar cation/proton exchanger 3-like; amino-acid sequence: MDHHGRNDQNSTLNDMENGIVSSYDEDHHHNQHQNINGNKGESYGLGVGKSGCRSPQIMSSSLLRKKSDPILVSYVRFQMLRNFLTNLQEVILGTKLALLFPAVPLAVAADYYHFGRPWIFALSLLGLTPLAERVSFLTEQIAYFTGPTVGGLLNATCGNATELIIALFALQQNKIDVVKYSLLGSIISNLLLVLGTSLLCGGLANLKREQRYDRKQADVNSLLLLLGLLCHMLPLMFKYAAAPGIYVGNYTLQLSRASSIFMLLAYMSYIFFQLKTHRQLFDAQEVEEEEEKAVIGFWSAFSWLVGMTVIIAVLSEYVVGTIEAASNSWGISVSFISIILLPIVGNAAEHAGSIIFALKNKLDISLGVALGSATQISMFVVPLSVIVAWIMHIRMDLDFNLLETSSLAFTIIITAFTLQDGTSHYMKGVVLFLCYIIIAACFFVQKTPLNNAALFNLGPELTPSSSGVLTA